TTTTTGTGCCATTGGAACATATGAACGTCTCTGAGGTATTCTGATCGTCGCTGGTCGAGGACTCATCTCTTTTCCTCCTGAAGCAGGCCTTGCAAGGGATCCGCTACATTGATTTTAATTGGGTTGCGCCAGCAGTTCTATACATTGAGCTACTCTCAGTTTGGCACTCCTGGCCCTGGGATTAATGCGTATCTCCTCAGGGCCCGGTACCAGAGGTTTCTTGGTCAAGGGTTTCAGTCTGTTATCTTCTCTGAAAGCGGTCTTTACCAGACGGTCTTCAAGGGAATGAAAAGAGATAATACACAGTCGTCCCCCAGGTTTCAGGCAGGACGGGAATGTATTAAGGGCCTCTTCAAGGTCGTCCAGCTCTCTGTTCACAGCGATTCGAAGCGCCTGGAAGGTCCTCGTGGCGGCATGAATTCGGCGGGGATGGTATTTCCTGGGAATGGCATTGGCAACCACCTTTGCCAAGTCCGCCGAGGTCAGAATCGGGGCGGTCTTCCGCCTGTCACATATGCATTTGACAATTCTCTTTGCCCATCTCTCTTCTCCGTATGTCTGGATAAGCTCGGTCAATCTTTCTGCCGGAAGCTTGTTGACCAGATCGGCAGCAGTCACTGCGCCGGAGAGATCCATTCGCATGTCAAGGGGCTCGTCTCTGGAAAAACTGAAGCCCCTCCCGCTGTTTTCCAGGTGGAAGGTGGAAATTCCGAGGTCCATGAGTATCCCGTCAACTTGCCCTATTCTGTTGGATAAGAGGATATCATGGAGATGGATAAAGTTGCTGTGAATCAATCGAATTACCCCTTCTCCAAATGGGCTCAACCTGGATTTGGCCCGCTCCAGGGTTTCTATGTCACGGTCAAGGCCGAGGACCAATTTGATCCCGGGGTACCTTGTCAACATGGCCTCCGCATGGCCTCCCAGCCCCAGTGTTGCATCAACATAGATCCCTCCGGACCCCGGCGAAAGACTATCCAGTACTTCAGAGACCATTACAGGTACATGTCTGGTCTCCTTTTCAGCCACTGGCCCCGAATTTAGCAGTGATACTGCTGCTGTACTCGTCAAAGTTATCCCTCGTTTTTCGCAACTCTTTGTCCAGGTTATCCTTGTTCGAGACCTCGAAGTAAGTAAGCATGCCCGAGAGGACCACATCCTTGGTAAGCCCCGCTTCTTCACGGAGCCTCAGAGGGATCAATATCCTTCCCTGGCCGTCCAAGGGACATTCCGCTGCTGCTCCCAACAAATACCTTTTAAAGGCGACGACCTCAGGAGGTCCGAATTGGAACCGGCTGAAATGCTCTTCTATTTTTCGCCATTCTTCAAAAGGATAAGCTGCGAGACAGGAGGGCAGGTTGGTGACTATCAACCGGCCATCGTATTTTGCCTGCAAGACCTCTCTGAAACGGGCCGGGATGCTGAGACGGCCCTTGGCGTCTAAGACATGGGCCGACCTTCCCCTGAACATTGCCTTTTACCCCACTTTATCCCACCATTTTCTAACATTTTTTAATATATTGAAATAAGAAATTGTCTGTCAAGAGAATCGAGAGACAATTTAATATAAATATTACAGTATGTTATATAAATAGAGCCACGGTTTCCTCTATTTTTCTGCGATTATCTTATGAAAACAGTGATTCTTAAAAATTGAGATGGAACCATATAAATCACCTCTGATTTTTGTATCGGGAAACAGTATCATATACTTGAAACTTTTGAAATATTTTTTTGATTATTATTTGGTGATTAATAAGAAAAAGACTGGTGGTTTAAAGTGGGGGAAGATGGAAGAGCGGTTTGTGATAGATCAGGTTTGATTTCTTTTCTGGGCCGGTATTTACGTCGGCGTTGATACTGATCTACCGCCCTGTTGTGTTCATCCAGGGTCCGGGAAAAATAATGTGTTCCGTTGTTTTTTGAAACAAAATAGAAATAATCCTTTTTTGATGGATAGAGAGTCGCCCTGATGGACTCCTTACCCGGATTTGAAATCGGCCCTTTGGGGAGACCTTTGTTTACGTAAGTGTTATAGGGGGTGGCTTTTCTGAGGTCTTTCCACCTGAGACGGCGCTTCCTTACCCTGGTTTCCACAAGTATCCCGTAATGAACGGTTGGATCTGCCTGGAGAGGCATATTCTTTTTTAGCCGATTCCAGAATACACAAGCAATTAACGGCCTTTCCCATGATTGCATAGCCTCTTTTTCCACTATGGAAGCAAGTATTACTATATCGTGGACTTTAACACCCAATTCTTCTGCTCTGCTGCTGAATCCTTCTGAATTCCATACTCCCCAGAAACGGTTAACAAAGGTTCGGAGCATCTCAAGTTCCGTGGCGCCCTTGGTCAACTGATAGGTATCAGGGTAAATATAGCCCTCAGCACTATCAGCCTCTATGCCAAGGGTCTTCAAGATCTTACGGTTCCTTGCCACCTTGAGGAATGAATCGCCGGATGTCAATTTTGCATTTTCAAGAAGGCCGTTTATTTGAAACAGGTTATAGCCCTCGGGGATGGTGACAATATACTGGCGGGTCTTTCCCTGGACCAGATAATCCAGGATCTCTACAGGCGTTTGGGTCGGGGAAAGTTCGTATTCCCCTGCCTGGATCCTGGTTGTTGCATTTCCCCACCAGGCAAGGATATAAAAATACCTTTTGGATTTTATTAAGCCTTCTGCCTCAAGTAGCTGTACTGCCGAGGAGAAGGTGCTCCCTGTGGGAATTATTATGATCTTATTTTTTCCCGTTTCCGAAACGGGCAGGGTACATCCTTTCCATATCTGATAACCGGACAGAAAGATTAAGTAGAGCAAAATTGGCAACCAGAATTCACGTATTATGCGCATATTCTTTAGATCGGATTTTTCAACAGAATCATGTTCAGGGTTTTTGTAATGCAATCAGGTCATTAATAATAGAGAATTGTAAATATTCTTATGAACCCGTCCGTGGTCCACTGCGCAGACCGTTCACTGGCAGGGGATATTTCTTTTCACTTAACACTTCAGCCCCTTGTTTTCTTAAGGCTTTTGACATGGGGGAGTCTTGCCCCCTCCCCGTTCTCCTTCGCTGCGCTCAGGAGCCGGGGTTTCCCCCACAGCAAAAGCCAAGAAAACTACGGGGGCTTCCGTTAAACTGTTCAAAGAAATATCCCCTTCCCGTGAACGGTTGCCATCCGTGCCCTGCCGCAGGAGCGGTTTGCCTTTTGCAGGGTTTCGATCGCGGGCCAAATTGCACTGCCCCTTTCGGTCTGCAATGAGTGAGCTTTGAAACCCGGAAAAAGGTAACCGCTTCAAGGCAGGATATATTAGAATATTTACGAAGAATCTTTCGGTCAGCCTGTAACATCTCTGATATCTTTAGGGCTGATAGCCCCCTCCCGTATAATTTCAGGAGGATCAATACTTACATCTATGATCGTGGATGGAGGCCCTCCGGATACAGGACCCCCATCCAGTATATAGTCAGGGGGTGTAGACCGTAATTGATCCGCAACTTCCTCGGCTTTACAGGCGGCAGGGTGTCCTGAGAGGTTTGCACTGGTAGCGGTCACGGGGTTTCCCAGGATTGTCACCAGTGAATGTGCCCATGGATGGCTGGAAATCCTTACACCTACCTTGCCTGTATCCGCACAGAGCGGCCATGGCAGCCCGGGTCTGGCCGGTAAAAGCAGGGTCAAGGGGCCCGGCCAGAGACGCTCCATCAAGGCAACCGCTGCCGGCGGAACCCGGCTGGCCAGATGGATGAGATCCGAGGTATCTGAAATGAGGACCAAGAGCGGCTTGTGTCTCGGCCTTTTTTTGATTACATATATTCGTTCAAGGGCTTCTGTTTGAATTATTGAGGCCCCAAGCCCATAGCTCGTTTCGGTGGGAAAGGCTACTACTCCGCCCCTCTTAATTATATCCGCAGCCAGCCGGATCAATATGCGGTCAGGTGACTGTACCATATCGTAATTAAAAAACAAGTAAGCGCTCACGGGTAAATATTCTTATGAACCCGTTATATCCTGCCTTGAAGCGGTTACCTTTTTCCGGGCTTCAAAGCTCACTCATCGCAGACCGGAGATGCGGTGCAATCCGGTCCGCGATCGAAACCCTGCAAAAGGCAAACCGCTCCTGCGGCAGGGGGCACAGATGGCAACCGTTCACGGGCAGGGGATATTTCTTTGAACAGTTTAACGGAAGCCCCCGTAGTTTTCTTGGCTTTTGCTGTGGGGGAAACCCCGGCTCCTGAGCGCAGCGAAGGAGAACGGGGAGGGGGCAAGACTCCCCCATGTCAAAAGCCTTAAGAAAACAAGGGGCTGAAGTGTTAAGTGAAAAGAAATATCCCCTGCCAGTGAACGGTCTGCGGAATGGACCACGGGTTCACCGGATATTTACGCTCACGGAACGTTGGAACTGGAAAATGGGAATTGGGAATTTGGCCTTTACGCTTTTGTTTCATCTCTGCCGAATTTCTAATTTCCAATCTCAAGTTCCTCTATCTCTTTTGCCTGGGCCTCTCTGTATTCCTTCAATTTCCTAGCAAGGTCCCGGTCTTCCAACGCCAGGATCTGAAGTGCCAACAAGGCGGCATTTTTTGCTCCGGCTTCTCCTATTGCCATGGTTGCAACCGGAACGCCGGGCGGCATCTGGGCAGTGGAAAGCAGGGCATCAATTCCGTTCAGTGCCGAATTGCCTACCGGCACCCCTATCACCGGAAGGATCGTATTCGCTGCCAGGGTGCCGGCCAGGTGCGCGGCCATTCCGGCGCCGGCAATCAGGACCTTTATCCCTCTGGCCTCTGCCTCCCCGGCGTATGACGCGGTAAGCCCGGGGGAACGATGGGCCGAGGCAACCCTCAACTCACAGGCTATGCCAAACTCGTTCAGAATATCCCTGGCCGCTTCCATAACCTCTTTGTCACTGAGACTTCCCATGACAATGCCCACCTTGGCGGTGCTGCCGGTATGCCGGTTTCCCGGCATACCGGCAGCACCGGACGTGTGTCTGAGAGCCTTTTGGCCGATATCCCTTCTATAGTGCATCCCCTCCCAGGAGATCTGTCCAACTGCTTCATATGCAAGGTCTATCGCCTCTGAAATAGTATTCCCGAGTGCCGTAACCCCCAGGACCCTTCCGCCGGATGTGACGAATCGATCTCCATCCTTGGCAGTCCCTGCGTGAAAAACCATCACGTCTTGCATCTCAGCCACTTTTTCCAGCCCGTGAATAACCTTGCCTGTCTCGTAATTTCCAGGATAGCCTCCGGAGGCCATGACAACGCAGACGGCAGTCCTTGGATCCCACTCAAGTTTTATTTCATTCAGCCTGCCTTCAAGTGCTGCCTCAAATATCTCCATCAGGTCAGTGCGGAGTCTCATCAGGATCGGCTGGGCCTCAGGGTCACCGAACCGGCAGTTAAATTCCAGGACCTCTGGTATGCCATCTCTAATCATAAGCCCGCCGTAAAGCACTCCCTGATAGGGCCTTTTTGCCTTTGCCATGGCTTTCACAGCGGGCCTCATAATGTTTTCCATAATATCGTCAAACAGGGCGCTGCTTACCACTGGTGCCGGAGAGTAGGCACCCATACCGCCGGTATTGGGCCCCATGTCATTATCAAATACAGACTTATGATCCTGGGAAGTGGCAAGGGGAAGGACTGTCGTCCCGTCGGTTACAGCCATGAAGGAGGCCTCTTCTCCGGTGAGAAATTCCTCTACTATAAGTCGATTGCCTGCTTCGCCAAAGACCTTTTTGCGAAGGATAAGATCTATTGCCTCCTCCGCCTCGGCAAGGCTATGAGCAAGCAACACCCCTTTGCCGGCCGCCAGCCCGTCCGCCTTTATTGCAACAGGCACTCCAACTATGCTCTTGACATAATCAAATGCGGCATCCGGATCGGTAAAGACCTTGTAGGACCCTGTTCGAATGCCTGCTTCAGTCAGCAGTTCCTTTGAAAATACCTTGCTGGCCTCGATCTCAGCAGCCGCTTTAGTGGGCCCGAATACTGCAAGTCCATGCTTGCTGAAACTGTCTGCCAGGCCCTCAACCAGGGGGGCTTCCGGGCCTACAACCGTCATATCGATACCTTCCTTTTTGACAAATGATACAAGGCCGTTAATGTCAGAGACCCTTAAGGATATGCAGGCGGCATGTTGACTTATGCCGGAATTTCCGGGCGCGCAGAATACTCTGGAAATTTTGGGACTGGATGCCAGCTTCCAGCAAATGGCGTGTTCACGTCCTCCGGAACCTATTACCAGGATTTTTTTCTGATCCATAATCTTCTCTTCCCCCTGTGTTTTTTTAAGAACAAGGCAGGCTAAAACTATCCGTATGATATAAAGGTGTCAACGCCTGTTCTGGTGATCTATGCTCTCAGATATCTGGCGTTCGGGATAGTTGCGGTTTAGATTTGATAATGTTTGGGTAATCGCAGGATCATTGTGATTGTAATACCGTAATCGACGCCGATCTTGCTTGGCTGGAACGTAAATATTCTTATGAATCCGTGGTCCACTGTGGAAGTTGCCATCCGTGACCTGCCGCAGAAGCGGTTTGCCTTTTGCAGGGTTTCGATCGCGGGCCGGATTGCACTGCCTCTCCGGTCTGCGATGAGTGAGCTTTGAAACCCGGAAAAAGGCAACCGCTCCAAGGCGGGACTATAACGGGTTCTCCGGATATTTACGCTGGAACGGGATAAATTGTTTCAGGGAACCAATAACAAAAGGCAGAAGGAATATGTACGCAGAACTTAAAAGAGCATTGAATGATATAGCCGCAGAAAATAGCTTACTTGAAAATGAAGTGAACATCACTGCAAAAATCCTGACACCCGAAGAAGCCATAGGCAAGACGGAAAGGAGGGATTTTCCCCTGCTTCAAGGCAGGGAATCTTTGATCCAGGCTGATTTCAAAGGGGCCTTGGGGCAGGCCTTTACTGACACCCCAAAGACCTTCAGAGGCAGACTCAAGGAAATACTCAAATTAAGATTAACGGATAACGGCAAGAGAGCGCTCTTTGTCGCTACGCTGAACGCACTGTTACGATATAAGTGTATAATTAACGACACCGTTCACTGCAAAGACAACGGGCCTGAATTATGCGCCGGGGAAATGGCCGGGGCAATCATTGAAAAATACGGACCTGATATCAACATCGGAATTGTCGGCTTTCAGCCGGCTATAATAGATAATTTTTCCAAGAGGTTGTCTGCGGAAAATATGAAGGTAACAGATTTTGATAAAGATAACATTAACAGGATTAAGTATGGGGTGCCTGTCTGGGATGGCAGAAAAATGACAGAAGAACTCATTAAGACCTGCGACGTCATCCTGGCTACAGGCTCAACAATAGTAAATGATTCCCTGTCTCAGTTGATCTCTCTTTCAGGCAAATATCAAAAACCACTTTATCTCTATGGCACGACAATTGCCGGGGCCAGCAAACTCCTGAATCTGAAAAGGCTGTGCTTTCAATCTTCTTGAGCGGACATTCATAGCGGTTATCATCCCGAATTATGCAGCAGCCAATTTTACCAAATCTGCTTTGTTGTCAGGCACTTGAAGTACAAAAGTACGTCTGCGTGCCTTCCGCCTCGCATCTTTGGCAAACTTGGCTGCTGCATAATTCG
Above is a genomic segment from Deltaproteobacteria bacterium containing:
- a CDS encoding 16S rRNA (cytosine(1402)-N(4))-methyltransferase, which codes for MWSSRACLLTSRSRTRITWTKSCEKRGITLTSTAAVSLLNSGPVAEKETRHVPVMVSEVLDSLSPGSGGIYVDATLGLGGHAEAMLTRYPGIKLVLGLDRDIETLERAKSRLSPFGEGVIRLIHSNFIHLHDILLSNRIGQVDGILMDLGISTFHLENSGRGFSFSRDEPLDMRMDLSGAVTAADLVNKLPAERLTELIQTYGEERWAKRIVKCICDRRKTAPILTSADLAKVVANAIPRKYHPRRIHAATRTFQALRIAVNRELDDLEEALNTFPSCLKPGGRLCIISFHSLEDRLVKTAFREDNRLKPLTKKPLVPGPEEIRINPRARSAKLRVAQCIELLAQPN
- the mraZ gene encoding division/cell wall cluster transcriptional repressor MraZ gives rise to the protein MFRGRSAHVLDAKGRLSIPARFREVLQAKYDGRLIVTNLPSCLAAYPFEEWRKIEEHFSRFQFGPPEVVAFKRYLLGAAAECPLDGQGRILIPLRLREEAGLTKDVVLSGMLTYFEVSNKDNLDKELRKTRDNFDEYSSSITAKFGASG
- the mltG gene encoding endolytic transglycosylase MltG → MHYKNPEHDSVEKSDLKNMRIIREFWLPILLYLIFLSGYQIWKGCTLPVSETGKNKIIIIPTGSTFSSAVQLLEAEGLIKSKRYFYILAWWGNATTRIQAGEYELSPTQTPVEILDYLVQGKTRQYIVTIPEGYNLFQINGLLENAKLTSGDSFLKVARNRKILKTLGIEADSAEGYIYPDTYQLTKGATELEMLRTFVNRFWGVWNSEGFSSRAEELGVKVHDIVILASIVEKEAMQSWERPLIACVFWNRLKKNMPLQADPTVHYGILVETRVRKRRLRWKDLRKATPYNTYVNKGLPKGPISNPGKESIRATLYPSKKDYFYFVSKNNGTHYFSRTLDEHNRAVDQYQRRRKYRPRKEIKPDLSQTALPSSPTLNHQSFSY
- a CDS encoding threonylcarbamoyl-AMP synthase; amino-acid sequence: MVQSPDRILIRLAADIIKRGGVVAFPTETSYGLGASIIQTEALERIYVIKKRPRHKPLLVLISDTSDLIHLASRVPPAAVALMERLWPGPLTLLLPARPGLPWPLCADTGKVGVRISSHPWAHSLVTILGNPVTATSANLSGHPAACKAEEVADQLRSTPPDYILDGGPVSGGPPSTIIDVSIDPPEIIREGAISPKDIRDVTG
- a CDS encoding phosphoribosylamine--glycine ligase — protein: MDQKKILVIGSGGREHAICWKLASSPKISRVFCAPGNSGISQHAACISLRVSDINGLVSFVKKEGIDMTVVGPEAPLVEGLADSFSKHGLAVFGPTKAAAEIEASKVFSKELLTEAGIRTGSYKVFTDPDAAFDYVKSIVGVPVAIKADGLAAGKGVLLAHSLAEAEEAIDLILRKKVFGEAGNRLIVEEFLTGEEASFMAVTDGTTVLPLATSQDHKSVFDNDMGPNTGGMGAYSPAPVVSSALFDDIMENIMRPAVKAMAKAKRPYQGVLYGGLMIRDGIPEVLEFNCRFGDPEAQPILMRLRTDLMEIFEAALEGRLNEIKLEWDPRTAVCVVMASGGYPGNYETGKVIHGLEKVAEMQDVMVFHAGTAKDGDRFVTSGGRVLGVTALGNTISEAIDLAYEAVGQISWEGMHYRRDIGQKALRHTSGAAGMPGNRHTGSTAKVGIVMGSLSDKEVMEAARDILNEFGIACELRVASAHRSPGLTASYAGEAEARGIKVLIAGAGMAAHLAGTLAANTILPVIGVPVGNSALNGIDALLSTAQMPPGVPVATMAIGEAGAKNAALLALQILALEDRDLARKLKEYREAQAKEIEELEIGN